A DNA window from Leptolyngbya sp. KIOST-1 contains the following coding sequences:
- the gyrA gene encoding DNA gyrase subunit A: MADQLDILASGQIVPTSLHTEVQRSYLEYAMSVIVGRALPDVRDGLKPVHRRILYAMHELGLTPDRPYRKCARVVGDVLGKYHPHGDQAVYDALVRMVQTFSSRYPLLDGHGNFGSVDNDPPAAMRYTETRLSPVSNEALLGDISEALVDFIDNFDSSQQEPVVLPTQLPNLLLNGSSGIAVGMATNIPPHNLGEVIDGLVAMIDRPAITDDELFRLIPGPDFPTGGEIIGTEGILEAYRTGRGSIPVRGVCQFEEVHPGKGRQRRNAIVVTELPYQVNKAGWIEKIAQLVNAGRLEGIADIRDESDRDGMRVVIELKRDTPAQRVLQDLYRTTPLQSNFGVIMLALDNGQPRQLPLRDVMQAFLDFRETTLTRHYQHQLEKTEAKLHITEGLLTALNNLDAIIDILRNAPDGTTAKQTFQQRFDLSERQSDAILAMPLRKLTGMERQGLATEAEELTQRRDELNRLLNDRHELLKAMKKELRSLKRKFNDPRRTRIQTEAERAEETQQIEEIIAEVAEEETVVEFTQKGYVRRYSQKSYQRRQARLEVDTNPKLHEVEEDPVVQTEAALTTQEVLTLTRDGRAFTVAVEAIPNNPRQGKGSPLVNLLPGSVPPDAEAIVAQFIIRDDLLEQDLILVTRKGKIKRAPLQEFTNLTGRGLTAMKVKDGDELAYVTLAELGDDLVLGTTGGRLLRFPIDDDNLPIMGRAAQGPQGIRMGKTETLAGCVRVQSSKDCLLLVTAAGYAKRLPIEGMRVAKRGDIGTQSFQFSLKSDKLVALLPAVPRSSITVFTNGDRTAVIPTESVPRQGRTGESDRLIKPNKGETITQVIRASWLENGDSSKAGSEEE; the protein is encoded by the coding sequence ATGGCCGACCAACTCGACATCCTTGCCTCCGGGCAGATTGTGCCCACCTCGCTCCACACCGAGGTGCAGCGGTCGTACCTGGAATACGCTATGAGCGTGATCGTGGGCCGGGCCCTGCCCGATGTGCGCGACGGGCTGAAACCCGTGCACCGCCGCATTCTCTACGCCATGCACGAGCTGGGGCTAACCCCCGATCGCCCCTACCGTAAGTGTGCCCGTGTGGTGGGCGACGTGCTGGGCAAGTACCACCCCCACGGCGACCAGGCGGTGTACGACGCCCTGGTGCGGATGGTGCAGACCTTCTCCAGCCGCTACCCGCTGCTGGACGGCCACGGCAACTTTGGTTCGGTGGACAACGACCCCCCGGCGGCCATGCGCTACACCGAAACCCGCCTGTCGCCAGTCAGCAACGAGGCCCTGCTGGGCGATATCAGCGAAGCTCTGGTCGATTTCATCGACAACTTCGACAGCTCCCAGCAGGAGCCGGTGGTGCTGCCTACCCAGCTGCCCAACCTGTTGCTAAACGGGTCTTCGGGCATTGCCGTGGGCATGGCCACCAACATTCCGCCCCACAACCTGGGCGAGGTGATCGACGGGCTGGTGGCAATGATCGATCGCCCAGCCATTACCGACGACGAGCTGTTTCGCCTGATCCCCGGCCCCGACTTTCCCACCGGCGGCGAGATCATCGGCACCGAGGGTATTTTGGAGGCCTACCGCACCGGGCGGGGCAGCATTCCGGTACGCGGGGTCTGCCAGTTTGAGGAGGTGCACCCCGGCAAGGGGCGGCAGCGACGCAATGCGATCGTGGTCACGGAACTGCCCTACCAGGTGAACAAGGCGGGCTGGATTGAGAAAATTGCTCAGCTGGTGAATGCCGGGCGGCTGGAGGGCATCGCCGATATTCGCGACGAGAGCGATCGCGACGGCATGCGAGTGGTGATCGAGCTCAAGCGCGACACCCCGGCCCAGCGGGTGCTCCAGGACCTCTACCGCACCACTCCGCTGCAGAGCAACTTCGGCGTGATCATGCTGGCCCTCGACAACGGCCAGCCCCGCCAGCTGCCCCTGCGGGACGTGATGCAGGCGTTTCTGGACTTTCGCGAAACCACCCTCACCCGCCACTACCAGCACCAGCTGGAAAAAACCGAGGCCAAGCTGCACATCACCGAGGGCCTGCTGACGGCGCTCAACAACCTCGACGCGATCATCGACATTCTCCGCAACGCCCCCGACGGCACCACCGCCAAGCAGACCTTCCAGCAGCGCTTTGACCTCAGCGAACGCCAGTCGGACGCGATTCTGGCTATGCCCCTGCGCAAGCTCACCGGCATGGAGCGCCAGGGCCTGGCCACCGAGGCCGAGGAACTGACCCAGCGGCGGGATGAACTGAACCGGCTGCTGAACGATCGCCATGAACTGCTCAAGGCGATGAAAAAAGAGCTTAGATCCCTGAAGAGAAAGTTCAATGACCCCCGCCGCACCCGCATCCAAACCGAGGCCGAGCGGGCCGAAGAAACCCAGCAGATCGAAGAGATTATCGCTGAGGTGGCCGAAGAGGAAACTGTGGTGGAGTTTACCCAGAAGGGCTACGTGCGCCGCTACTCGCAAAAGTCCTACCAGCGGCGGCAGGCCCGCCTGGAGGTGGACACCAACCCCAAACTCCACGAGGTAGAGGAAGACCCTGTAGTGCAGACTGAGGCCGCCCTCACCACCCAGGAGGTGCTCACCCTGACCCGCGATGGCCGCGCCTTTACCGTGGCGGTGGAGGCCATTCCCAACAACCCGCGCCAGGGCAAGGGATCGCCCCTGGTGAACCTGCTGCCGGGGTCTGTGCCCCCCGACGCCGAAGCGATCGTGGCTCAGTTCATCATCCGGGACGATTTGCTGGAGCAAGACCTGATTTTGGTCACCCGCAAGGGCAAAATCAAGCGCGCCCCGCTGCAGGAGTTTACCAACCTTACCGGCCGCGGCCTGACGGCGATGAAGGTCAAAGACGGCGACGAGCTGGCCTACGTCACCCTGGCCGAGCTAGGGGATGACCTGGTGCTGGGCACCACGGGCGGGCGGCTGCTGCGCTTCCCCATCGACGACGATAACCTGCCTATCATGGGCCGCGCCGCCCAGGGCCCCCAGGGCATTCGGATGGGCAAAACCGAAACCCTGGCGGGCTGTGTGCGGGTGCAGTCGAGCAAAGACTGCCTGCTGCTGGTGACGGCGGCGGGCTACGCCAAGCGCCTGCCCATCGAGGGTATGCGGGTGGCCAAGCGCGGTGACATTGGCACCCAGTCGTTCCAGTTCAGCCTCAAGAGCGACAAACTGGTGGCGCTGCTGCCCGCAGTGCCTCGCAGCAGCATCACGGTATTCACCAATGGAGACCGAACGGCGGTGATTCCCACTGAGTCGGTGCCGCGCCAGGGCAGGACCGGGGAGAGCGATCGCCTCATCAAGCCCAACAAAGGCGAAACCATCACCCAGGTTATTCGAGCCAGTTGGCTAGAGAACGGCGACTCAAGTAAGGCCGGTTCAGAAGAAGAATAG
- a CDS encoding response regulator → MKTVLLVEDDLVNARVFSKILTKRGGLAVKHTEDVEEVMSIARSGEVDVVLMDVSLAHSMYQGKPMDGIKITQLLKADPATASLPVILVTAHAMEGDRESFLSQSGADGYISKPVIDHQEFVDQIKATMGDS, encoded by the coding sequence ATGAAAACCGTCTTACTGGTGGAAGACGATCTGGTAAACGCGCGGGTGTTTTCTAAAATTTTGACCAAGCGCGGTGGCCTGGCCGTGAAGCACACTGAAGATGTAGAAGAGGTCATGAGCATTGCCCGCAGCGGCGAAGTTGACGTGGTTTTGATGGATGTGTCGCTGGCCCACAGCATGTACCAGGGCAAGCCCATGGACGGCATCAAGATTACCCAGCTGCTGAAGGCCGACCCCGCCACGGCAAGCCTGCCGGTGATTTTGGTGACCGCCCACGCCATGGAGGGCGATCGCGAGTCGTTCCTGAGCCAGAGCGGTGCGGATGGCTATATCTCGAAGCCGGTGATCGACCATCAGGAATTCGTAGACCAGATCAAGGCGACCATGGGCGACTCCTGA
- a CDS encoding FAD-dependent oxidoreductase, protein MTIDYDAVILGGTVQGREAAALAVREGARVALVEPPGTVDLGLRRQILLAALAGAADSTPWADLKRQVSALEAVAYPQLSLDRLATSGVDVVLEPGQFSPRPQLAVTTATRRIRGRGYLLAPGTDVTVPDIPGLAETPFLTVDKLLTLDALPESAIVLGRSGTAIALAQALARLGTRTTLVSRGHTLLPTEDPDLAAFVAALLEAAGVSLRLAAPIDGVRQPDNSVELRLGQGAIAAQTLILATAPHPTLAHLNLESIGIRPRRVYGTAVALPVDDRLVTAHRRVFACGPGLGGYWAETTDHQDVAIALRNLLYLPWRQLSVLNRPALLPTRPEYARVGLAATQAQRWYGGDATVLQVPLGQVLKAHCGPDILGFCRCTVRADGHILGAQICGAGASDLIHALTQAQHQGIPLHRLERLPTLPHSLSAILPLLGAAWQQQRWRPGTWQRDWAENWFNWRRSRPRR, encoded by the coding sequence ATGACCATTGACTACGACGCGGTAATTTTGGGCGGCACGGTGCAGGGGCGTGAGGCAGCGGCTCTGGCGGTGCGGGAGGGGGCGCGGGTAGCCCTGGTAGAACCGCCGGGCACCGTGGATTTGGGCCTGCGCCGCCAGATCCTCCTCGCCGCCCTGGCCGGGGCGGCAGACTCCACCCCCTGGGCTGACCTGAAGCGCCAGGTCAGCGCCCTGGAGGCCGTGGCCTACCCGCAGCTCAGTCTCGATCGCCTGGCCACCAGCGGGGTGGATGTGGTGCTGGAGCCGGGGCAGTTTAGCCCCCGACCACAGCTGGCGGTAACCACCGCAACGCGGCGAATCCGGGGGCGGGGCTACCTGCTGGCCCCCGGCACCGATGTCACCGTCCCCGACATTCCCGGCCTGGCCGAGACTCCGTTTCTGACGGTGGACAAGCTGCTGACGCTAGACGCCCTGCCGGAGAGCGCCATTGTGCTGGGCCGTAGCGGGACAGCGATCGCCCTGGCCCAGGCGTTGGCCCGGCTCGGTACCCGCACCACCCTGGTCAGTCGGGGCCACACCCTGCTGCCTACCGAAGACCCGGACCTGGCGGCCTTTGTCGCCGCCCTGCTGGAGGCGGCGGGGGTCAGCCTGCGGCTGGCGGCTCCGATCGACGGGGTGCGCCAACCGGATAACAGCGTTGAACTGCGGCTGGGCCAGGGGGCGATCGCGGCTCAGACGCTGATCCTGGCCACCGCCCCCCACCCCACCCTGGCCCACCTCAATCTAGAGAGCATTGGCATTCGGCCCCGGCGAGTCTACGGCACGGCGGTGGCTCTGCCCGTGGACGATCGCCTGGTCACCGCCCACCGCCGCGTGTTTGCCTGCGGCCCTGGCCTGGGCGGCTACTGGGCCGAAACCACCGACCACCAGGATGTGGCGATCGCCCTGCGCAACCTGCTCTATCTGCCCTGGCGGCAGCTATCGGTGCTCAACCGTCCGGCCCTGCTGCCCACCCGGCCCGAGTACGCCCGGGTGGGTCTCGCCGCCACCCAGGCCCAGCGCTGGTACGGGGGCGACGCCACGGTGCTCCAGGTACCCCTGGGGCAGGTGCTCAAAGCCCATTGTGGGCCAGATATTCTGGGCTTTTGCCGCTGCACTGTGCGGGCCGACGGGCATATCCTGGGGGCTCAGATCTGCGGGGCCGGAGCCAGCGACCTGATCCACGCGCTGACCCAGGCCCAGCACCAGGGCATTCCCCTCCACCGCCTGGAGCGCCTGCCCACCCTACCCCACAGCCTGAGCGCTATCTTGCCCCTACTGGGAGCCGCCTGGCAGCAGCAGCGCTGGCGGCCCGGCACCTGGCAGCGCGACTGGGCCGAGAACTGGTTTAACTGGCGGCGATCGCGGCCCCGGCGGTGA
- a CDS encoding methyltransferase domain-containing protein, whose amino-acid sequence MTAPTPSPLPSPLSAPAWEQRYQQGTPRWDLGQPAPAFQTLLTATDPPPPGPAIVLGAGRGHDALWFARHGFAVTAVDFAPSAIEALKEQAQGQNLPLRSLQRDMFDLLPEYAGQFAYAIEHTCFCAIDPDLRPAYVDLVADLLRPDGELLAVFFTHKRSGGPPFGTTAAEVRQRFKLRFDILTLEPVANSVAARQGEEHWGRLRRR is encoded by the coding sequence GTGACCGCACCCACCCCGTCGCCGCTGCCCTCCCCCCTGAGTGCCCCCGCCTGGGAGCAGCGCTACCAGCAGGGCACCCCCCGCTGGGATTTGGGCCAGCCCGCCCCCGCCTTCCAGACCCTGCTGACCGCCACTGACCCCCCCCCGCCTGGCCCGGCCATTGTGCTGGGGGCGGGGCGCGGCCACGACGCCCTCTGGTTTGCCCGCCATGGCTTTGCGGTTACCGCCGTGGACTTTGCCCCCTCGGCGATTGAGGCGCTGAAGGAGCAGGCCCAGGGACAAAACCTGCCCCTGCGATCGCTGCAGCGGGATATGTTTGACCTGCTGCCCGAGTACGCCGGGCAGTTTGCCTACGCCATCGAGCACACCTGCTTCTGCGCCATCGACCCCGATCTGCGGCCTGCCTACGTGGATCTGGTGGCCGATCTGCTGCGGCCCGACGGTGAGCTGCTGGCCGTGTTCTTCACCCATAAGCGCTCTGGCGGGCCGCCCTTTGGGACTACCGCCGCCGAAGTCCGTCAGCGGTTTAAGCTTCGTTTTGACATCCTGACCCTGGAGCCCGTGGCCAACTCGGTAGCCGCGCGCCAGGGGGAGGAGCACTGGGGACGGCTGCGGCGACGCTAG
- a CDS encoding S66 peptidase family protein, protein MRRRQLMGGLAMASAGVSLHRPGLGAQVQPPRLPPRLKAGDEVGIVSPAGATFEPDRLDLVVDAVSALGFVPRVAPHALARYGYLAGTDAERAADLNAMFANPAIRALLPVRGDWGSARILPYLDYATIRANPKVLIGFSDISALLLGIHAQTGLVTFHGPHGITPWRGDQVELLRRVLMAGEALTYRNPLLGADQDRLMRDQGRILTLTAGQATGSLIGGNLSVISGIVGSPYLPDTTGAILFLEDVGEPPYRVDRMLTQLKLAGVLDGLAGFVFGQCTACGPGAGYGSLTLADILRDHIQPLGIPAYAGAWIGHVEPLWTLPIGLPVRIDASAGTIEMRSPAVL, encoded by the coding sequence ATGCGGCGACGACAGCTAATGGGTGGGCTGGCCATGGCCTCGGCGGGGGTGAGCCTGCACCGGCCTGGCCTGGGGGCGCAGGTTCAGCCCCCCCGCTTGCCGCCGCGCCTGAAAGCGGGGGACGAGGTGGGGATTGTCAGTCCGGCGGGGGCCACCTTCGAGCCCGATCGCCTCGATCTGGTGGTCGACGCCGTCAGTGCCCTGGGCTTTGTACCCAGGGTGGCCCCCCACGCCCTGGCCCGCTACGGCTACCTGGCCGGCACCGACGCCGAACGCGCCGCCGACCTCAACGCCATGTTTGCCAACCCGGCGATCCGGGCGCTGCTGCCCGTGCGCGGCGACTGGGGCAGCGCCCGCATTTTGCCCTACCTGGACTATGCCACCATTCGCGCCAACCCCAAGGTGCTGATTGGCTTTAGCGATATCTCGGCCCTGCTGCTGGGCATCCACGCCCAGACCGGGCTGGTCACCTTCCACGGCCCCCACGGCATTACGCCCTGGCGCGGCGACCAGGTGGAACTGCTGCGGCGAGTGTTGATGGCGGGGGAAGCGCTGACCTACCGTAACCCACTGCTGGGAGCCGACCAGGATCGGCTGATGCGCGACCAGGGGCGGATTCTTACCCTGACCGCAGGCCAGGCCACCGGGTCGCTAATCGGCGGCAACCTCTCGGTGATCTCAGGCATTGTCGGGTCGCCCTACCTGCCCGACACCACCGGCGCGATTTTGTTTTTAGAAGACGTGGGCGAACCGCCCTACCGGGTCGATCGCATGCTCACCCAGCTAAAGCTGGCGGGGGTGCTCGACGGGCTGGCCGGGTTCGTGTTTGGTCAGTGCACCGCCTGCGGCCCGGGGGCGGGCTACGGATCGCTCACCCTGGCCGACATTCTGCGCGACCATATCCAGCCCCTGGGCATTCCTGCCTACGCGGGGGCCTGGATCGGCCATGTGGAACCGCTGTGGACGCTGCCCATCGGCCTCCCGGTCCGGATCGATGCCAGTGCCGGAACCATAGAAATGCGATCGCCCGCCGTCCTCTAA
- a CDS encoding glycosyltransferase family 39 protein — protein MAQGWIWVWVRRVAIAAIALGLVLRFAHLDRKVYWHDEAYTSLRVAGYQGTEVLEAVLDRPSLTAADLQRYLQMPPEPSLGRTWMALAHNPEHPPLYYLLAHGWGRLWGASVWGYRAIAAIFGAIALPLVFWLTRQLFPAQPGTAWVAAALAALAPVQIIYSQEAREYGLWMVGLLLAHGTLVRALRSGTWSAWGLYGLAVGLAWHGSLLTGLLCLSHGAVLLGQRQRQAWIGFGLAQGLGLALFTPWMWTIVHFWHRLRAVTAWTNEPKPLEVLAQLWGLHYSATVVDFNPPLYRWYTGLGPLLVLALLAVALGYLWRRQPRAVALFLTCGLLVPPLVLIGSDLLRNGQISTNSRYFLPSLLLVPVAIAPLITAGLSAPGRRRPALAGALLALLLTLGLASAAVNTRAVTWWNKSLSYPNIYLATYLNQLPDPVLIFNRNGIALGEALSLSHYLRPDTRMWLLPAETLPADDLKTLGETHPGATLILFEPSPVLLETVPPGWQTALATDTDRFAPTDLVRLLPPP, from the coding sequence TTGGCACAGGGCTGGATTTGGGTATGGGTGAGGCGGGTGGCGATCGCTGCGATCGCCCTCGGTCTGGTGCTGCGCTTTGCCCACCTGGACCGCAAGGTCTACTGGCACGACGAGGCCTACACCAGCCTGCGGGTGGCGGGCTACCAGGGAACGGAGGTTTTGGAGGCGGTTTTGGATCGCCCCTCCCTGACAGCGGCGGACCTGCAGCGCTACCTGCAAATGCCCCCGGAACCTTCCCTGGGCCGCACCTGGATGGCGCTGGCCCACAACCCTGAGCACCCGCCGCTGTACTACCTGCTGGCCCACGGCTGGGGGCGACTGTGGGGCGCTTCGGTGTGGGGATACCGGGCGATCGCGGCAATCTTTGGGGCGATCGCCCTGCCGCTGGTGTTCTGGCTGACGCGGCAACTGTTTCCCGCTCAGCCCGGCACCGCCTGGGTGGCGGCAGCGCTGGCGGCCCTGGCTCCGGTGCAGATTATCTACAGCCAGGAGGCGCGGGAGTACGGCCTCTGGATGGTCGGCCTGCTGCTGGCCCACGGCACCCTGGTGCGGGCGCTGCGATCGGGAACCTGGTCGGCCTGGGGGCTCTACGGCCTGGCGGTGGGGCTGGCCTGGCATGGGTCGCTGCTGACGGGGCTGCTGTGTCTGAGCCACGGGGCGGTGCTGCTCGGCCAGCGCCAGCGACAAGCCTGGATCGGCTTTGGGCTGGCCCAGGGGCTGGGGCTGGCGCTGTTTACTCCCTGGATGTGGACGATTGTTCACTTCTGGCATCGGCTCCGGGCCGTCACCGCCTGGACGAATGAACCTAAACCCCTGGAGGTGTTGGCCCAGCTCTGGGGGCTGCACTACAGCGCCACGGTGGTCGACTTTAACCCACCGCTCTACCGCTGGTATACGGGGCTGGGGCCACTGCTGGTGCTGGCGCTGCTGGCGGTGGCCCTGGGCTACCTGTGGCGACGGCAGCCCCGAGCCGTCGCCCTGTTTTTGACCTGTGGCCTGCTGGTGCCGCCGCTGGTGCTGATCGGCAGCGACCTGCTCAGAAACGGGCAGATCTCCACCAACAGCCGCTATTTTTTGCCGTCGCTGCTGCTGGTACCCGTGGCGATCGCGCCCCTGATCACCGCCGGATTGAGCGCTCCGGGTCGCCGTCGCCCGGCCCTGGCGGGGGCCCTGCTGGCCCTGCTGCTGACCCTGGGGCTGGCCTCGGCGGCGGTCAACACCCGCGCCGTCACCTGGTGGAATAAATCCCTGAGCTACCCCAATATTTACCTGGCCACCTACCTCAACCAGCTGCCCGACCCGGTGCTAATCTTCAACCGCAACGGCATTGCCCTAGGGGAAGCGCTCTCCCTCAGCCACTACCTGCGGCCCGACACCCGAATGTGGCTGTTGCCCGCCGAAACTTTGCCCGCTGACGATCTAAAGACCCTGGGGGAGACCCACCCCGGGGCGACGCTGATTCTGTTTGAGCCCAGCCCGGTGCTGCTGGAGACGGTGCCGCCGGGCTGGCAAACGGCCCTGGCCACCGATACCGACCGCTTTGCCCCCACCGATCTGGTGCGGCTGCTACCGCCGCCGTAG
- the crtD gene encoding C-3',4' desaturase CrtD — protein sequence MDRDAGPPGRRVVVIGAGIGGLTAAALLAHRGYAVRVFDQAQVAGGCASTFRRRGFTFDVGATQVAGLEPGGIHHQIFAELGLPLPEATPCDPACAVFLPGESEPIRVWRDPVAWRAERQRQFPGSEPFWQLMQRLFQPSWRFQARQPVLPPRSLWDLGQLTQALRPDTLVTVPYTFATVGQVLKQLGLGKDRRLKTFLDLQLKLYSQVGADETAVLYAATALSMAQAPQGLWHLHGSMQVLSDSLEKALGRDGGLLQLNHRVQQVQTERGRVSGVQVTDQKTGRTWVEPADHVVANVTVQNLVQLLGEDPAGRGARALALAGYRRRVTTLPPGSGAFVLYLGVEAAAIPADCPPHLQFFYNYDGPIAENNTLFVSVSRPGDGRAPAGRATIVASSFTDLGPWWQTHDYGAMKQAYTEGAMQRLSSYFDLRDDHIVHVEAATPRTFARFTGRDRGSVGGLGMRVSTFGPFGFANRTPVGGLWLVGDCTHPGEGTAGVSYSAQTVVKQIVAS from the coding sequence ATGGACCGTGACGCAGGGCCACCGGGTCGCCGGGTCGTCGTTATCGGGGCAGGCATTGGCGGGCTGACGGCGGCGGCCCTGCTGGCCCACCGAGGCTATGCCGTGCGGGTGTTTGACCAGGCCCAGGTGGCGGGGGGCTGTGCCTCAACCTTCCGGCGGCGGGGATTCACCTTTGATGTGGGGGCTACCCAGGTGGCCGGGCTGGAGCCGGGGGGCATTCATCACCAAATCTTTGCTGAGCTGGGCTTGCCCCTGCCCGAGGCGACCCCCTGCGACCCCGCCTGCGCGGTGTTTCTGCCGGGGGAAAGTGAGCCCATCCGCGTGTGGCGCGATCCGGTGGCCTGGCGAGCCGAGCGCCAGCGGCAGTTTCCTGGCAGCGAGCCCTTCTGGCAGCTGATGCAGCGGCTGTTTCAGCCCAGCTGGCGGTTTCAGGCCCGGCAGCCGGTGCTGCCCCCTCGCAGTCTGTGGGACCTGGGTCAGCTGACCCAGGCGCTGCGCCCCGATACCCTGGTGACGGTGCCCTATACCTTTGCCACCGTGGGGCAGGTGCTGAAGCAGCTGGGGCTGGGGAAAGATCGCCGCCTCAAGACCTTTCTCGACCTCCAGCTCAAGCTCTACTCCCAGGTCGGCGCCGACGAAACCGCCGTGCTCTACGCCGCCACCGCCCTGAGCATGGCCCAGGCTCCCCAGGGGCTGTGGCATCTCCACGGCAGCATGCAGGTGCTCAGCGACAGCCTCGAAAAAGCGCTGGGGCGCGACGGCGGCCTGCTGCAGCTCAACCATCGGGTGCAGCAGGTGCAGACCGAGCGGGGTCGGGTAAGCGGGGTCCAGGTCACCGATCAAAAAACGGGGCGCACCTGGGTCGAGCCCGCCGACCACGTGGTGGCCAATGTCACGGTGCAGAATCTGGTTCAGCTGCTGGGCGAAGACCCAGCGGGCAGGGGCGCGAGGGCGCTGGCGCTGGCCGGCTACCGACGCCGGGTGACAACCCTGCCCCCGGGCAGCGGGGCCTTTGTGCTGTACCTGGGGGTCGAGGCCGCCGCCATTCCCGCCGATTGCCCTCCCCACCTGCAGTTCTTCTACAACTACGACGGCCCGATCGCCGAAAATAACACCCTGTTTGTCTCCGTCAGTCGCCCTGGTGACGGTCGCGCTCCGGCGGGGCGAGCCACCATTGTAGCCTCGTCATTTACTGACCTTGGCCCCTGGTGGCAGACCCACGACTACGGGGCGATGAAGCAGGCCTACACCGAGGGCGCGATGCAGCGGTTGTCGAGCTACTTTGACCTCCGGGACGACCATATTGTCCATGTCGAAGCCGCCACCCCGCGCACCTTTGCCCGCTTTACCGGCCGCGATCGCGGCAGCGTCGGCGGGCTCGGCATGCGGGTGAGCACCTTTGGCCCCTTTGGCTTTGCCAACCGCACCCCGGTGGGCGGACTGTGGCTGGTGGGGGACTGTACCCACCCGGGGGAAGGGACAGCGGGGGTGAGCTACTCGGCCCAAACCGTCGTGAAGCAGATTGTGGCGTCCTAG
- the hetR gene encoding heterocyst differentiation control protein (controls heterocyst differentiation; has protease DNA-binding activity), protein MTYQSQVPPDLKHDLLRAVDNSPADWILLNLALSTMKMGGHRYGAFLDAATTAAKLAIYSTFIEQGNNIRKTGFLYHVEPKRVKAIVQEIQAALAEGQSLKVLNSKEPYYLIALPFLWQEHFPCPANEARVRIQGLTPGERKRIEDSLPASVPKARILDQVEFNELMELLHHMSQEELPTGQRMPFSDALMSHIKFRLLHSGTVIQIDSPLVDIPLYALASESYSPRGEQERVFAMIDDVARYFGLLQAWVREETGVLRGVEVFDVAPQQRQAALEELDTLLRAWADKYHQDGGMPMVLQFAAGRRDYD, encoded by the coding sequence GTGACCTACCAGTCCCAAGTTCCACCCGATCTGAAGCACGACCTGCTGCGAGCCGTAGACAACAGCCCCGCAGACTGGATTTTGCTCAACCTGGCCCTCAGCACGATGAAGATGGGAGGGCATCGCTACGGAGCTTTCCTAGACGCCGCCACCACCGCGGCCAAGCTGGCCATCTACAGCACCTTTATTGAGCAGGGCAACAACATTCGCAAAACCGGCTTTTTGTACCACGTTGAGCCCAAACGGGTGAAAGCCATCGTGCAGGAAATTCAGGCAGCCCTGGCCGAAGGTCAGAGCCTGAAGGTGCTCAATTCCAAAGAGCCCTACTACTTAATTGCGCTGCCGTTTCTGTGGCAGGAGCACTTTCCCTGCCCCGCCAACGAGGCCAGGGTGCGGATTCAGGGCCTTACCCCTGGTGAGCGCAAACGCATTGAAGACAGCCTGCCCGCCAGCGTTCCCAAGGCCCGAATTTTAGACCAGGTCGAGTTTAACGAGCTGATGGAATTGCTCCACCACATGTCGCAGGAGGAGCTACCAACGGGGCAGCGGATGCCCTTTAGCGATGCCCTGATGTCCCACATCAAGTTTCGGCTGCTGCATTCGGGCACCGTTATCCAAATTGATTCCCCCCTGGTGGACATTCCCCTCTACGCCTTGGCCAGCGAGTCCTACTCGCCCAGGGGAGAGCAGGAGCGGGTGTTCGCCATGATTGACGATGTGGCCCGCTATTTTGGCCTGCTGCAAGCCTGGGTGCGCGAAGAAACCGGTGTACTGCGCGGGGTGGAGGTGTTTGACGTCGCCCCCCAGCAGCGCCAGGCGGCCCTGGAAGAACTCGACACCCTACTGCGGGCCTGGGCCGACAAGTACCACCAGGATGGCGGTATGCCCATGGTGCTTCAGTTCGCGGCGGGCCGCCGGGATTACGACTAG
- a CDS encoding Ycf51 family protein: MLSPDDFLEATRWAGLMTLALAALTGFAFVFKWGLRFRLVGATGFAGVLTVGLLGLSFEPFSRTAVPGAVPYTTVYDSGASQIVIAVPQEIAPETLDATLRQAASNLFKPYRLGLPGQVATIRARTIAHEPGGISKLVYLGQIQPNPKGAEDAFQVQIYSPGPSTPG; this comes from the coding sequence ATGCTCAGCCCAGATGATTTTTTAGAGGCCACCCGATGGGCTGGTTTGATGACCTTGGCCCTGGCCGCACTGACGGGGTTTGCCTTTGTGTTTAAGTGGGGCCTGCGGTTCCGTTTGGTGGGGGCCACCGGGTTCGCCGGAGTGCTCACCGTGGGTCTGCTCGGCCTGAGCTTTGAGCCCTTCAGCCGCACGGCGGTGCCCGGGGCGGTGCCCTACACCACGGTCTACGACTCCGGGGCCAGCCAGATTGTCATTGCTGTCCCCCAGGAGATTGCCCCGGAAACCCTGGATGCCACCCTGCGGCAGGCCGCCAGCAATTTGTTTAAGCCCTACCGGCTGGGACTGCCCGGTCAGGTCGCCACCATTCGCGCCCGCACCATTGCCCACGAACCCGGCGGCATCTCTAAACTGGTCTACCTGGGGCAAATTCAACCCAATCCCAAGGGGGCAGAGGACGCGTTTCAGGTGCAGATCTACAGCCCTGGCCCGTCTACTCCCGGCTGA